From Micromonospora sp. NBC_01699, a single genomic window includes:
- a CDS encoding GMC family oxidoreductase → MYDYVIVGAGSAGCVLAARLSEDPSVTVCLVEAGPRDTAPNIHVPASFGRLFRTELDWDFSTHEEPFLDRRRIYLPRGRVLGGTSSINTMVYVRGNRLDFDEWNQPGWRYDDLLPYFKRSEDNERGESTYHAVGGPLTVSEGRAKNPMSAAFVEAASQAGYAVNPDFNGSEQDGFGFFQVTQRDGKRVSTSTAFLHPALDRPNLTVQSNLQVHRVLINQGRATGVVGRRLEEEITIEARREVILAGGAYNSPQLLMLSGIGPAWLLNALGVPVTLDQPLVGQNLYDHALVPLIFTHSHPISLLVAGEPANVAQFMEEGRGPLTSNGPESGGFVRTSADLPAPDVEYLGAPVMFADSGLGTPTQHAFSFGPSILTPRSRGSVLLALDDPTAKPKIVHNYFSEDADVEVAIAGIRIGLEIARQKALEPYTEGTFEPPASDSDADLRTYIRQYAHSIFHPGGTCAMGSVVDAELKVQGIDGLRVVDASVMPAPVRGNPNAAVIAIAEKAADLISGATPLSPATAALAGQPASGASRSA, encoded by the coding sequence ATGTACGACTATGTGATCGTCGGTGCCGGGTCGGCCGGATGTGTACTCGCGGCTCGGCTGAGCGAGGATCCCTCGGTGACGGTGTGCCTGGTCGAGGCTGGCCCGAGGGACACCGCGCCGAACATCCACGTGCCGGCCTCGTTCGGCCGGCTGTTCCGTACGGAACTCGACTGGGACTTCAGCACCCACGAGGAGCCGTTCCTGGACCGCCGCCGGATCTACCTGCCCCGTGGTCGGGTGCTGGGCGGCACGAGTTCGATCAACACGATGGTCTACGTCCGCGGCAACCGGCTCGACTTCGACGAGTGGAACCAGCCGGGGTGGCGCTACGACGACCTGCTGCCGTACTTCAAGCGTTCCGAGGACAACGAGCGGGGCGAGTCCACGTACCACGCGGTCGGCGGGCCGCTCACCGTCTCCGAGGGGCGGGCGAAAAACCCGATGTCGGCGGCGTTCGTCGAGGCCGCCAGCCAGGCCGGGTACGCCGTCAACCCCGACTTCAACGGGTCCGAGCAGGACGGATTCGGGTTCTTCCAGGTGACCCAGCGCGACGGCAAGCGGGTGAGCACCTCGACCGCGTTCCTGCACCCCGCGCTGGACCGGCCGAACCTCACCGTGCAGTCGAACCTCCAGGTGCACCGGGTGCTCATCAACCAGGGCCGCGCCACCGGTGTGGTCGGCCGCCGGCTGGAAGAGGAGATCACGATCGAGGCGCGGCGGGAGGTCATCCTCGCCGGCGGCGCGTACAACTCGCCGCAGCTGCTGATGCTCTCGGGCATCGGTCCCGCCTGGCTGTTGAACGCGCTGGGCGTGCCGGTCACCCTGGATCAGCCGCTGGTCGGCCAGAACCTGTACGACCACGCGCTGGTGCCGCTCATCTTCACCCACTCGCACCCGATCAGCCTGCTGGTGGCGGGTGAGCCGGCCAACGTCGCCCAGTTCATGGAGGAGGGTCGGGGCCCGCTGACCTCGAACGGCCCCGAGTCCGGTGGCTTCGTCCGGACCAGTGCCGACCTTCCCGCACCGGATGTCGAATACCTCGGGGCGCCGGTCATGTTCGCCGACAGCGGCCTCGGCACCCCCACCCAGCACGCCTTCTCGTTCGGCCCGTCCATTCTCACCCCGCGCAGTCGGGGCAGCGTGCTGCTCGCCCTGGACGACCCGACGGCGAAGCCGAAGATCGTGCACAACTACTTCTCCGAGGACGCGGATGTCGAGGTCGCGATCGCGGGGATCCGGATCGGCCTGGAGATCGCCCGGCAGAAGGCGCTGGAGCCCTACACCGAGGGTACGTTCGAGCCGCCGGCCTCCGATTCCGACGCCGACCTGCGCACGTACATCCGTCAGTACGCACACTCGATCTTCCACCCGGGCGGCACCTGCGCGATGGGCAGCGTGGTCGACGCCGAGCTGAAAGTCCAGGGGATCGACGGGCTCCGGGTGGTGGACGCGTCGGTCATGCCCGCTCCGGTCCGGGGCAACCCGAACGCCGCGGTCATCGCGATCGCCGAGAAGGCGGCCGACCTGATCAGCGGCGCGACGCCACTGTCGCCGGCGACCGCGGCCCTCGCCGGCCAGCCCGCCAGCGGCGCGAGCCGGAGCGCGTGA
- a CDS encoding DUF2306 domain-containing protein — protein MIAYLFILMFVPAYLTFDPSQARVNLREDVPWHYGVLAAHVIFGTVAMATVPFQLWPRFRQRFPAAHRFMGRAYVFVGVIPSSLLALAIVPFAAGPAGNAIGALLWLAASLYGWRMARLRRYQQHRRFMIYSFALCMQIIEGRVMVLTIPHLPGFDPSSFPLLLETASWIGIVLNLLAAQWWLEWTARRNKGSLAPARVGTSTR, from the coding sequence GTGATCGCGTACCTCTTCATCCTGATGTTCGTTCCGGCGTACCTGACCTTCGATCCCAGCCAGGCCCGGGTGAACCTGCGCGAGGACGTACCGTGGCACTACGGGGTCCTGGCCGCGCACGTCATCTTCGGCACGGTGGCGATGGCGACGGTGCCGTTCCAGTTGTGGCCCCGCTTCCGGCAGCGCTTCCCGGCGGCGCACCGCTTCATGGGTCGGGCCTACGTCTTCGTGGGAGTGATCCCGTCCTCGCTGCTGGCGTTGGCGATCGTGCCGTTCGCCGCGGGCCCGGCGGGTAACGCGATCGGGGCGCTGCTCTGGCTCGCGGCCAGCCTCTACGGCTGGCGGATGGCCCGCCTGCGTCGGTACCAGCAGCACCGCCGGTTCATGATCTACAGCTTCGCGCTGTGCATGCAGATCATCGAGGGCCGAGTCATGGTGCTGACCATTCCGCACCTGCCCGGATTCGACCCGTCGTCCTTCCCCCTGCTGCTGGAGACGGCCAGCTGGATCGGGATCGTGCTCAACCTGCTCGCCGCCCAGTGGTGGTTGGAGTGGACCGCCCGCCGGAACAAGGGCTCGTTGGCGCCGGCCCGGGTGGGCACCTCGACCCGCTAG
- a CDS encoding alcohol dehydrogenase catalytic domain-containing protein encodes MQAAVVPKVNARWEIQEIPTPRPGPGDVLIRVHASGICVNDVLATRGVIPFPAVTPAVTGHEPVGEVVEVGAGVTSRAVGDRVGTTWVQATCGRCDYCRLNLPVSGQAAMNCVAPRTTGFSVAGGHAEYVVAAADATVLLPDGLAYELAAPMMCAGYTSWSALRQSEPKPHERIAVLGVGALGHLAVQFAHACGYETIAVTRSPDKHEVAKQLGADIVVSDGAELRDVGGADVILETCGSYQAASDSLRGLRVDGRLVLVGLDNAAGFNLAPERTKPFFTQRHRIMGATHGGLRYLTEALQLVARGRCTPVVETFTKDRIPDALDRVANGDVRFRAVVTW; translated from the coding sequence ATGCAGGCAGCGGTCGTTCCGAAGGTCAACGCCAGGTGGGAGATCCAGGAGATCCCGACTCCCCGACCGGGTCCCGGAGATGTGCTGATCCGGGTGCACGCCTCGGGTATCTGCGTCAACGACGTGCTGGCCACCCGGGGTGTCATCCCCTTCCCGGCCGTCACCCCGGCGGTGACCGGGCACGAGCCGGTCGGTGAGGTCGTCGAGGTCGGCGCCGGGGTCACCTCCCGGGCGGTCGGGGACCGGGTCGGCACCACCTGGGTACAGGCCACCTGCGGTCGCTGCGACTACTGCCGGCTCAACCTGCCCGTCTCGGGACAGGCCGCGATGAACTGCGTGGCACCCCGTACGACGGGGTTCAGCGTCGCCGGCGGTCATGCCGAGTACGTGGTCGCCGCCGCGGACGCGACGGTGCTGCTGCCGGACGGGCTCGCGTACGAACTCGCGGCGCCGATGATGTGCGCGGGTTACACGAGTTGGAGCGCGCTGCGCCAGAGCGAGCCGAAGCCGCACGAACGGATCGCCGTGCTGGGCGTCGGCGCGCTGGGGCACCTGGCGGTGCAGTTCGCCCACGCCTGCGGGTACGAGACCATCGCCGTCACCCGTTCTCCGGACAAGCACGAGGTCGCCAAACAGCTCGGTGCCGACATCGTGGTGAGCGACGGGGCGGAATTGCGTGACGTGGGCGGCGCCGACGTCATCCTGGAAACCTGCGGTTCCTACCAGGCCGCCTCCGACAGCCTGCGCGGCCTGCGGGTCGACGGTCGACTCGTGCTGGTGGGCCTGGACAACGCCGCCGGATTCAATCTCGCGCCGGAGCGGACCAAGCCGTTCTTCACCCAGCGGCACCGCATCATGGGTGCCACCCACGGCGGGTTGCGTTACCTCACCGAGGCGCTGCAATTGGTCGCCCGTGGCCGTTGCACGCCGGTGGTCGAGACCTTCACCAAGGACCGGATCCCCGACGCGCTCGACCGGGTGGCAAACGGCGACGTGCGCTTTCGTGCCGTAGTGACCTGGTGA
- a CDS encoding nucleotide disphospho-sugar-binding domain-containing protein encodes MRVMFAVWPAIAHLYPSVTLAWAFKAAGHEVCVVSGPAVVKHITEAGLTAVSLGDDLPETVGAGSAELRGLAAERYGDAASQLAIDDPGEAYAWDFFRMFMLPCIWNFHPVDDATAVQDSGVENFVRLARGWQPDLIVWEPCWPSAAIAARASGAAHARLLWGHDMFAASYDRWQKARQLPGSTLGEDPLTSAMRPQAEPYGFEVDDELLFGQWTIDPTPAGMRLPTTRSALSVRWEPYNGTAVMPEWLYDKPSRPRVALCLGASMREFGKGAEDLQAAVRSLVTDMFEMVADLDVELVATLNESQLEGVPRVPDNVRIVEYIPLDLLLPTCSAFIHHGGLGTWASAIPFQVPQIIPVELWGIESPVTGPYMAARGAGVALDRSTQSVEDMRKQLIQVLEDPSYREGAARVHQEWLSAPNSHDIIPILERLTAHNRSRP; translated from the coding sequence ATGCGAGTCATGTTCGCCGTCTGGCCCGCCATTGCGCACCTCTATCCGTCGGTGACCCTCGCCTGGGCCTTCAAGGCCGCCGGACACGAGGTGTGCGTCGTGTCCGGACCGGCGGTCGTGAAGCACATCACCGAGGCCGGTCTGACCGCGGTGTCGCTCGGCGACGACCTACCCGAGACGGTCGGCGCCGGCAGCGCGGAGCTGAGGGGCCTCGCCGCGGAGCGGTACGGTGACGCGGCGAGCCAGCTGGCCATCGACGATCCGGGCGAGGCGTACGCCTGGGACTTCTTCCGGATGTTCATGCTGCCGTGCATCTGGAACTTCCACCCTGTCGACGACGCGACGGCGGTGCAGGACTCCGGGGTGGAGAACTTCGTCCGGCTCGCGCGCGGCTGGCAGCCGGACCTGATCGTCTGGGAGCCCTGCTGGCCTTCGGCGGCGATCGCGGCCCGGGCCAGTGGTGCGGCGCACGCGCGCCTGCTGTGGGGTCACGACATGTTCGCGGCGAGCTATGACCGCTGGCAGAAGGCCCGCCAGCTGCCCGGCTCCACGTTGGGCGAGGACCCGCTGACCAGCGCCATGCGGCCGCAGGCCGAGCCGTACGGGTTCGAGGTCGACGACGAGTTGCTCTTCGGGCAGTGGACGATCGACCCCACTCCGGCCGGGATGCGCCTGCCGACCACCCGTTCGGCGCTGTCGGTGCGGTGGGAACCCTACAACGGCACCGCCGTCATGCCGGAGTGGTTGTACGACAAGCCCAGCCGACCGCGCGTCGCGCTGTGCCTGGGCGCCTCCATGCGCGAGTTCGGCAAGGGCGCGGAGGACCTCCAGGCGGCGGTCCGTTCCCTGGTCACGGACATGTTCGAGATGGTGGCCGACCTGGACGTCGAGCTGGTGGCGACGCTGAACGAGTCGCAGCTTGAGGGCGTTCCCCGCGTACCGGACAACGTGCGCATCGTCGAGTACATCCCGCTCGACCTGCTGCTGCCCACCTGTTCGGCATTCATCCACCACGGTGGCCTCGGAACCTGGGCGTCGGCCATTCCGTTCCAGGTGCCGCAGATCATTCCGGTCGAGCTGTGGGGCATCGAGTCGCCGGTGACCGGTCCTTACATGGCCGCCCGTGGTGCCGGTGTCGCGCTCGACCGGTCCACCCAGTCGGTGGAGGACATGCGTAAGCAACTCATCCAGGTGCTGGAGGATCCCTCGTACCGGGAGGGTGCGGCTCGGGTGCACCAGGAGTGGCTCTCGGCGCCGAACTCGCACGACATCATTCCGATCCTGGAGCGGTTGACCGCGCATAACCGCAGCCGCCCCTGA
- a CDS encoding alpha/beta hydrolase yields the protein MATYVLIPPAGNGPWYWQPLEAELRDKGHEVVVVDLPCDDDSAGLAEYTDVAVKAIGDRTDLVVVAQSFGAYTGALVCDRVPADLLVLLTPMVPAPGESPGEWWGSSGYPQARQAQAERNGWTPEQDQDPNLIFFNDLSPELVEASAENAREQSGTPFEKPWPLDAWPNVPTRALICRDDHFFPVDFLRQLVKDRIGITADEMGGGHPVALSRPKELADQLEALRLKA from the coding sequence ATGGCGACGTACGTGTTGATTCCGCCGGCCGGGAATGGTCCCTGGTATTGGCAGCCGCTGGAGGCCGAACTGCGGGACAAGGGCCATGAGGTGGTAGTGGTTGATCTACCATGCGACGACGATTCGGCCGGGCTGGCCGAATACACCGACGTCGCCGTCAAGGCGATCGGTGATCGCACCGACCTGGTGGTGGTGGCCCAGTCCTTCGGGGCGTACACCGGTGCGTTGGTCTGTGACCGGGTGCCGGCGGACCTGCTGGTGCTGTTGACGCCCATGGTGCCGGCGCCCGGCGAGTCGCCCGGCGAGTGGTGGGGCAGCAGCGGCTACCCGCAGGCCCGGCAGGCGCAGGCCGAGCGGAACGGCTGGACGCCCGAGCAGGACCAGGATCCGAATCTCATCTTCTTCAACGACCTGTCGCCGGAGCTGGTCGAGGCGTCCGCCGAGAACGCCCGGGAGCAGTCCGGCACGCCGTTCGAGAAGCCGTGGCCGCTCGACGCGTGGCCGAACGTGCCGACCCGGGCGCTGATCTGCCGCGATGACCACTTCTTCCCGGTCGATTTCCTCCGCCAGCTGGTCAAGGACCGGATCGGCATCACCGCCGACGAGATGGGTGGGGGCCACCCGGTTGCCCTGAGTCGCCCGAAGGAGCTGGCCGACCAGCTTGAGGCGCTCCGCCTCAAGGCATAG
- a CDS encoding ThuA domain-containing protein, protein MVQGSSSNRGHPSASGRRRLATAVVALCLTLGGGFQPTPASADSPAPSGAGRTDRILVFHQTGPFLRHASIEYGLAAIREMGEQNGFTMEETQESSAFTDANLARFDAVIWLNAIGVVLDRDQQAAFERYVRGGGGYAGVHGPGGMETNWPWFYNDLMGSFYESHPAQPAFPETQPALIRVEDRGHPSTTALPAEWAFAEEWWNFYQSPRQDVHVLASLDESSYDPGTGAMGDHPVTWCREVAGGRSWYTNLGHSVGSYADPAFRGHLLGGISYAAGWAAGDCSGRNTDSDNAFEQVTLAEGGARIGEATALAVLPDRRVLHAARTGEVRLTTPNGNTTLAGKLPVYTHRENGLYAIALDPDFDTNRQVYLYYAPPLNTPAGDVPADANPLLRARYQGYDQLSRVTLGRDNRLDLRHEQKILRVPTDRGLCCHAGGDIGFDRAGNLLLSTGDNTDPSASDGFTPIDERPGRSPVYDAQRTAGNTNDLRGKLLRITVKPDGGYRIPAHNLFPAGTAKTRPEIYAMGLRNPSRFTVDPATGWIQLGDAGPAAGAADADRGPAGQAEFNLLKGPANLGWPYCVGANQGYRDHDFATGGSGGTFDCAAPVNTSPHNTGLVGLPPAQGAWISYDGLSVPEFTTGGSTPPFGNGGEAPIGGPTYRFDPRLSSPTGFPRSYDGRTFAVDRDRAWIKEIGVGTDGRRGEILPFGNQLRLTAPTDLEFGPDGSLYVLDRGRAGTDSALYRIDYAKGRRAPLATATVDGDSGPVGQVVTFHSAGSYDPDGGRLRYSWDFDGDGRTDATGAGPVTFRYPRPGGYQARLTVTDPTGRTGTARVAVTAGNTRPAVSLTAPVNGGLLAAGDRVPYRVSVSDPEDTGGWCDRVVVEYRLADGPPLSRATGCAGVIDTPGARTPGTTAGVITASYTDRGNRAAPRLTGTARHVLQPMSREAESVVEAFGVRVVPHGAASGGAYVGDIDPADWIKIDPVNLSGVTGIGLRVSATAPGGKIVVQNHEVGGPTVLTVDVPATGGPDAFVDLPIAPLTDPGGTEPLYLIFTGPSGGLFNLDSIRFDGPGVGG, encoded by the coding sequence ATGGTGCAAGGGAGCAGCAGCAACCGAGGACATCCGTCCGCCAGCGGGCGCCGTCGACTGGCGACGGCCGTGGTGGCGCTGTGTCTGACCCTTGGCGGCGGCTTCCAGCCGACTCCCGCCTCGGCGGACTCGCCTGCCCCGTCCGGCGCGGGGCGCACCGACCGGATCCTGGTGTTCCACCAGACCGGCCCCTTCCTCCGCCACGCCTCCATCGAGTACGGTCTCGCCGCCATCCGGGAGATGGGTGAGCAGAACGGCTTCACCATGGAGGAAACCCAGGAGTCGTCCGCGTTCACCGACGCCAACCTGGCCCGGTTCGACGCGGTCATCTGGCTCAACGCGATCGGTGTGGTGCTGGACCGCGACCAGCAGGCGGCCTTCGAACGCTACGTCCGGGGCGGCGGCGGGTACGCCGGTGTGCACGGCCCCGGCGGCATGGAGACCAACTGGCCGTGGTTCTACAACGACCTGATGGGCAGCTTCTACGAGTCGCACCCGGCCCAGCCCGCCTTTCCCGAGACCCAGCCGGCGCTGATCCGGGTCGAGGATCGCGGGCACCCGTCGACCACCGCCCTGCCGGCGGAGTGGGCGTTCGCCGAGGAGTGGTGGAACTTCTACCAGAGCCCCCGGCAGGACGTGCACGTGCTCGCCTCGCTGGACGAGTCCAGCTACGACCCGGGCACCGGCGCGATGGGTGATCACCCGGTCACCTGGTGCCGGGAGGTGGCCGGCGGCCGCTCCTGGTACACCAACCTCGGGCACAGCGTCGGCAGCTACGCCGACCCGGCGTTCCGGGGCCACCTGCTCGGCGGCATCTCGTACGCGGCCGGCTGGGCGGCGGGCGACTGCTCGGGCCGCAACACCGACAGCGACAACGCGTTCGAGCAGGTGACCCTCGCCGAGGGCGGGGCGCGGATCGGCGAGGCGACCGCGCTGGCCGTGTTGCCGGACCGGCGGGTGCTGCACGCCGCGCGTACCGGCGAGGTACGGCTGACCACCCCGAACGGGAACACCACGCTGGCCGGGAAGCTGCCGGTGTACACCCACCGGGAGAACGGCCTGTACGCGATCGCCCTCGACCCCGACTTCGACACCAACCGTCAGGTCTACCTGTACTACGCGCCGCCGCTGAACACCCCGGCCGGCGACGTACCGGCGGACGCGAACCCGCTGCTACGCGCCCGCTACCAGGGCTACGACCAGCTCTCGCGGGTCACCCTGGGCCGCGACAACCGGCTGGACCTCCGGCACGAGCAGAAGATCCTGCGGGTCCCGACCGACCGTGGGCTCTGCTGCCACGCGGGCGGCGACATCGGTTTCGACCGGGCGGGCAACCTGCTGCTGTCGACCGGCGACAACACCGACCCGTCCGCCTCGGACGGGTTCACCCCGATCGACGAACGGCCCGGCCGTAGCCCGGTCTACGACGCCCAGCGCACCGCCGGCAACACCAACGACCTGCGCGGCAAGCTGCTGCGGATCACGGTGAAGCCGGACGGCGGCTACCGGATCCCGGCGCACAACCTGTTCCCGGCCGGCACCGCGAAGACCCGGCCGGAGATCTACGCGATGGGCCTGCGCAACCCGTCCCGTTTCACCGTCGACCCGGCCACCGGCTGGATCCAGCTCGGTGACGCCGGCCCGGCCGCCGGTGCCGCCGATGCCGACCGTGGTCCGGCCGGTCAGGCGGAGTTCAACCTGCTCAAGGGTCCGGCGAACCTGGGGTGGCCGTACTGCGTCGGGGCGAACCAGGGCTACCGGGACCACGACTTCGCCACCGGAGGGTCGGGCGGCACGTTCGACTGCGCGGCACCGGTGAACACCAGCCCGCACAACACCGGGCTGGTCGGCCTGCCGCCCGCGCAGGGCGCGTGGATCAGCTACGACGGCCTCTCGGTTCCCGAGTTCACCACCGGCGGTTCGACGCCGCCGTTCGGCAACGGTGGCGAGGCCCCGATCGGCGGGCCGACCTACCGCTTCGATCCGCGCCTGTCGTCGCCGACCGGCTTCCCCCGCTCGTACGACGGACGGACCTTCGCCGTCGACCGGGACCGGGCCTGGATCAAGGAGATCGGGGTCGGTACGGACGGCCGGCGGGGCGAGATCCTCCCGTTCGGCAACCAGCTGCGGCTGACCGCGCCGACGGACCTGGAGTTCGGGCCGGACGGCTCGCTCTATGTGCTGGATCGCGGACGGGCCGGCACCGACTCCGCTCTCTACCGGATCGACTACGCGAAGGGCCGCCGCGCACCACTGGCCACCGCGACCGTCGACGGGGACAGCGGGCCGGTGGGGCAGGTGGTGACGTTCCACTCCGCCGGCTCGTACGACCCGGACGGTGGCCGGTTGCGCTACTCCTGGGACTTCGACGGCGACGGGCGTACCGACGCGACCGGGGCCGGGCCGGTGACCTTCCGCTACCCCCGGCCGGGCGGCTACCAGGCGCGGCTCACCGTCACCGACCCGACCGGACGTACCGGCACGGCGCGGGTGGCGGTCACCGCCGGCAACACCCGCCCGGCCGTGAGCCTGACCGCCCCGGTCAACGGCGGGCTGCTCGCCGCCGGCGACCGGGTGCCGTACCGGGTCTCGGTCAGCGATCCGGAGGACACCGGGGGCTGGTGTGACCGGGTGGTGGTCGAGTACCGGTTGGCGGACGGTCCGCCGTTGAGCCGGGCCACCGGCTGCGCAGGGGTGATCGACACCCCGGGGGCACGGACCCCGGGTACGACCGCCGGCGTGATCACCGCCAGCTACACCGACCGGGGTAACCGGGCCGCGCCCCGGCTCACCGGCACCGCGCGACACGTCCTGCAACCGATGTCGCGGGAGGCCGAGTCCGTGGTGGAGGCGTTCGGCGTACGGGTGGTGCCGCACGGCGCCGCCAGCGGTGGCGCGTACGTCGGTGACATCGATCCGGCCGACTGGATCAAGATCGACCCGGTGAACCTGAGCGGCGTCACCGGAATCGGGCTGCGGGTGTCGGCCACCGCGCCCGGCGGGAAGATCGTCGTCCAGAACCACGAGGTGGGTGGGCCGACGGTGCTGACCGTGGACGTCCCCGCCACCGGCGGCCCGGACGCCTTCGTCGACCTGCCGATCGCACCGCTGACCGATCCGGGCGGCACGGAACCGCTGTACCTGATCTTCACCGGACCGAGCGGCGGACTGTTCAATCTGGACAGCATCCGGTTCGACGGTCCCGGCGTGGGCGGCTGA
- a CDS encoding nucleotide disphospho-sugar-binding domain-containing protein, giving the protein MRILFTTVALSGHFFPLVPLAWAGRLAGHEVLVATSDRFVPVVLRSGLPASSCGPDVDFVELAAAATGHGPDDRRYAHGRAFGQLAEARLAHVRELVESWQPDVVVSERAEFAGPLAAAAHGIPQVEMHWGVPELPEYRAGAQAELRGVLADLGRDTLPRPARVINPWPPSLRLPHTTEHQGIRYVPYNGDAYVPRWVLEPRERARVCLTVGTLVPRLGADTVPGLVIPVLEALARLGLDVVVAVDDDVVNTWPPLPTAVRHAGRLPLAQVLGACDVVIHHGGQGTALTALASGVPQLVLPQFDDQADNAQAVVASGAGLSLAPGNATAQTVTEYTRELLGTVGFALAAAEVADEVAAQPTPAEIVDRLPELVVAAALPS; this is encoded by the coding sequence GTGCGGATTCTCTTCACCACCGTGGCGCTGTCCGGCCACTTCTTCCCGCTGGTACCACTGGCCTGGGCCGGCCGGTTGGCCGGTCACGAGGTGCTGGTGGCGACCTCGGACCGGTTCGTACCGGTGGTACTGCGGTCCGGGTTGCCGGCGTCCTCGTGCGGGCCGGACGTCGACTTCGTCGAGCTGGCCGCCGCCGCGACCGGGCACGGGCCGGACGACCGGCGGTACGCCCACGGTCGCGCGTTCGGGCAGCTCGCCGAGGCCCGGTTGGCGCACGTACGGGAGCTGGTCGAGTCCTGGCAACCGGACGTGGTCGTGTCCGAGCGGGCCGAGTTCGCCGGGCCGCTGGCCGCCGCCGCGCACGGCATCCCGCAGGTGGAGATGCACTGGGGCGTCCCGGAGCTACCCGAGTACCGGGCGGGTGCGCAGGCCGAACTGCGCGGGGTGCTGGCCGACCTCGGTCGGGACACGCTGCCCCGCCCCGCGCGGGTGATCAACCCGTGGCCGCCGAGCCTGCGGCTGCCGCACACCACCGAACACCAGGGCATCCGGTACGTGCCGTACAACGGCGACGCGTACGTGCCCCGCTGGGTGCTCGAACCGCGCGAACGGGCGCGGGTCTGCCTGACCGTCGGCACGCTGGTGCCGCGGCTCGGCGCGGACACGGTGCCGGGGCTGGTCATCCCGGTGCTGGAGGCCCTGGCCCGGCTCGGGCTCGACGTCGTCGTCGCGGTCGACGACGATGTCGTCAACACCTGGCCACCGTTGCCCACCGCGGTCCGGCACGCCGGCCGGCTGCCCCTGGCCCAGGTGCTCGGAGCCTGCGACGTCGTGATCCACCACGGGGGACAGGGCACCGCGCTGACCGCGCTGGCGAGCGGTGTGCCGCAGCTCGTCCTGCCCCAGTTCGACGACCAGGCCGACAACGCCCAGGCGGTCGTGGCATCCGGCGCCGGGCTGAGCCTCGCCCCCGGCAACGCCACCGCGCAGACGGTCACCGAGTACACCCGTGAGCTGCTGGGCACGGTCGGATTCGCCCTGGCCGCGGCCGAGGTCGCCGACGAGGTCGCCGCGCAGCCCACCCCGGCGGAGATCGTCGACCGGCTGCCGGAACTGGTAGTCGCGGCGGCCCTGCCGAGCTGA
- a CDS encoding Gfo/Idh/MocA family oxidoreductase, which translates to MSSTSGRRLRVGLIGTGVGIRTYLPGFAATGRADVVALSGSSAGRAREVAAAAGIPTAYDNYRQLCADPSLDVICVASPNQYHYEHYLAAAASGKHVIVEKPAAHDAEELAKFLEIPTAADQIVLVDHQLRFNPYLRVLRDRIASGELGTPYHLRIHQQGVGLLSPDVPYSWRFDAERGGGVRLAMGSHLVDLVEFLLGGASTDTVFGTLDVVVPTRRDSAGRTHRVSADSAFSSVHRVGDVTALLSASAAAASENLFDVDLLGSAGEAHFSLTDKLRLTTSGGHRTVDRPEGVDPDEVHNRTSVFKSSFVQLARALVSAVLDDQREALAVGSFLHDQMPTARVLDALLESARTGTSVALGEPVRSS; encoded by the coding sequence TTGAGCAGCACGAGTGGGCGGCGCCTGCGGGTCGGCCTGATCGGCACGGGCGTCGGTATCCGGACGTACCTGCCGGGTTTCGCCGCCACCGGACGGGCCGACGTGGTCGCGCTGTCCGGTAGCAGTGCCGGCCGGGCCCGCGAGGTGGCCGCGGCGGCCGGCATTCCCACCGCGTACGACAACTACCGACAGCTGTGCGCCGACCCGTCGCTCGACGTCATCTGCGTCGCGTCGCCGAACCAGTACCACTACGAGCACTACCTGGCCGCCGCCGCGTCCGGCAAGCACGTGATCGTGGAGAAACCGGCCGCGCACGACGCCGAGGAGCTGGCGAAGTTCCTGGAGATTCCGACCGCCGCCGACCAGATAGTGCTGGTCGACCATCAGCTCCGGTTCAATCCCTACCTGCGGGTGCTGCGCGACCGCATCGCCTCGGGCGAGCTGGGTACGCCGTACCACCTGCGCATCCACCAGCAGGGCGTGGGCCTGCTGTCGCCGGACGTGCCGTACTCGTGGCGCTTCGACGCGGAGCGCGGCGGCGGCGTACGCCTCGCCATGGGCTCCCACCTGGTCGACCTGGTGGAGTTCCTGCTCGGCGGCGCGTCCACCGACACCGTCTTCGGCACCCTGGACGTCGTGGTGCCGACCCGGCGCGACTCGGCCGGACGAACGCATCGGGTGAGCGCTGATTCGGCGTTCTCGTCGGTGCACCGGGTCGGCGACGTCACCGCGCTGCTCTCCGCGAGTGCCGCCGCCGCGTCCGAGAACCTGTTCGACGTCGACCTGCTCGGCAGCGCCGGCGAGGCGCACTTCAGCCTGACCGACAAGTTGCGGCTGACCACGTCGGGCGGGCACCGGACGGTCGACCGGCCCGAGGGTGTCGATCCCGACGAGGTGCACAACCGTACGTCCGTGTTCAAGTCCTCGTTCGTCCAACTGGCCCGCGCACTGGTCAGTGCGGTGCTCGACGACCAGCGCGAGGCGCTGGCGGTGGGGTCGTTCCTGCACGACCAGATGCCCACGGCCCGTGTGTTGGACGCGCTGCTGGAGTCGGCGCGGACCGGAACCTCGGTCGCACTCGGCGAGCCGGTACGGTCGAGCTGA